The window CAGGTTTCGTTGAGCGCAATTTGAAATCTCAGTTAATAATTTTAGATTCAAGTATAAACCATCGCTCATTTTTGCAACGGAGCCGACAATCCCATAATTTTATATGTAAATAAAGCGTTTGAGATTCTAACAGGTTTTACTAAAGAAGAAGCAATTGGTCAAACACCTCGG of the Legionella beliardensis genome contains:
- a CDS encoding PAS domain S-box protein: MLYVNKAFEILTGFTKEEAIGQTPR